From a region of the Arachis ipaensis cultivar K30076 chromosome B09, Araip1.1, whole genome shotgun sequence genome:
- the LOC107618832 gene encoding cationic amino acid transporter 7, chloroplastic: MASGSGDATSASASSSFSSFSAYLHALSHTPSRLATRAVSVSTSYDEMTRLRARSGSHMRRTLRWYDLVALGVGGMVGAGVFVTTGRAAHLYAGPAVVLSYAIAGLCALLSAFCYTEFAVDMPVAGGAFSYLRVTFGEFAAFLTGANLVMDYVMSNAAVARGFTSYLGTAIGISSSKWRLTVPYLPKGFNQIDLVAVAVVLLMTLVICYSTRESSVVNIILTALHIVFIAFVIVMGFWRGSWKNFTEPSEPEKYPSGFFPHGASGVFVGASAVYMSYIGYDAVSTMAEEVKEPVKDIPIGVSGSVAIVTVLYCLMAASMSKLLPYDLIDAEAPFSAAFSGKWVSRVIGVGASFGILTSLLVAMLGQARYMCVIGRSGVVPTWFARVHPKTNTPVNASAFLGQYSFFTFP, from the exons ATGGCCAGCGGAAGCGGCGATGCCACTTCTGCTTCTGCGTCTTCTTCCTTCTCCAGTTTTAGCGCGTATCTACACGCGCTCTCTCACACTCCTTCTCGCCTTGCAACCCGTGCCGTCTCAGTCTCCACCTCCTACGACGAGATGACCCGCCTCCGCGCCCGATCCGGCTCCCACATGCGCCGCACTCTCCGCTGGTACGACCTCGTCGCCCTCGGCGTCGGCGGCATGGTTGGTGCCGGCGTCTTCGTCACCACCGGACGCGCCGCTCACCTCTATGCTGGTCCCGCCGTTGTCCTCTCCTACGCAATTGCAGGCCTCTGCGCTCTTCTCTCCGCCTTCTGCTACACAGAGTTCGCCGTCGACATGCCAGTGGCCGGCGGCGCCTTCAGCTACCTCCGCGTGACCTTCGGTGAATTCGCGGCGTTCCTGACTGGAGCGAACCTCGTGATGGACTACGTGATGTCGAATGCGGCCGTCGCGAGAGGTTTCACGTCTTACCTCGGCACCGCAATTGGCATCTCCTCCAGCAAGTGGAGGCTGACGGTGCCGTATCTCCCTAAAGGCTTCAACCAGATAGACCTGGTGGCTGTCGCCGTCGTTCTCCTCATGACCCTCGTCATCTGCTACAG TACCAGGGAGAGCTCAGTGGTGAATATAATATTGACGGCGTTACACATTGTGTTCATAGCGTTCGTGATAGTGATGGGATTTTGGAGAGGAAGCTGGAAGAATTTCACGGAGCCGAGTGAGCCGGAGAAGTATCCGTCAGGATTCTTTCCGCACGGTGCTTCGGGTGTGTTCGTGGGGGCTTCAGCGGTTTACATGAGTTACATTGGATACGACGCCGTATCGACGATGGCTGAAGAAGTGAAGGAACCAGTGAAGGACATACCGATCGGTGTGTCAGGGTCGGTGGCTATTGTCACTGTTCTCTATTGCCTCATGGCAGCATCCATGTCCAAACTTCTCCCATACGACTTG ATCGATGCGGAAGCGCCGTTTTCGGCGGCGTTCAGTGGGAAATGGGTGTCGCGGGTGATAGGAGTGGGGGCCAGCTTCGGGATCTTGACGTCGCTGTTAGTTGCAATGCTTGGTCAGGCCCGTTACATGTGCGTCATCGGACGGTCTGGCGTGGTCCCCACTTGGTTCGCCAGGGTCCACCCTAAAACTAACACCCCTGTCAACGCCTCCGCTTTTCTTGGTCAGTATTCTTTCTTTACCTTCCCTTAA
- the LOC107616763 gene encoding pentatricopeptide repeat-containing protein At5g04780 isoform X3, which translates to MKTVRRCQRFCGNAAIHFRKLTVLAESEPDFLESKQVLHADADKDATRVSNLHYLVQLYAKIRSSMAGRACHAYAIRIGLEFDVLTSNMIINMYSKCGLVDDARQVFDEMPVRSLVSWNTIIGALTQNAENQEPLLLFIQMQRDGTPFNEFTISSVVCACALNCATLECMQLHAFSIKAAVDSNCFVGTALVDVYAKCSSIEDASRVFESMATLIEGKQVHAISWKSGFGSNVYVASSLVDMYAKCGCIREASLVFQGVELRSKVLWNAMISGFAKHACALEARIIFEKMQQRGLLPDEVSYVSVLNACSHIGLYKEGEKYFELMVREHNLSPNALHYSCMIDILGRAGLVHNAYDLIQRMPFEATASMWGSLLASCRNYGNIEFAEIAAKHLFEMEPSNAGNHVLLANIYATNKKWEEVARARKLLRESDLRKERGSSWIEIKNKVHSFTVGERNHPQMNMIYDYLDNLVEELKKLNYKVDTNHDLHDVDENRKQMLLKHHSEKLAVSYGLMSLPSDIDIPIRIMKNLRICGDCHNFMKLVSKFTSREIIVRDTNRFHHFKDGCCSCGEFW; encoded by the exons ATGAAAACCGTGAGAAGGTGCCAGAGATTCTGTGGCAATGCTGCCATCCATTTTAGGAAATTAACAGTTCTTGCTGAGTCCGAACCAGATTTCTTAGAATCGAAACAAGTTCTTCATGCGGATGCGGATAAGGATGCTACTCGTGTTTCAAATCTGCACTATCTTGTGCAGTTATATGCTAAAATAAGATCATCCATGGCAGGAAGGGCATGCCATGCTTATGCTATTCGTATTGGATTGGAATTCGACGTTTTAACTTCAAATATGATCATTAACATGTACTCCAAATGTGGTTTAGTTGATGATGCTCgccaagtgttcgatgaaatgcCGGTGAGAAGCTTGGTTTCGTGGAACACAATTATTGGAGCACTTACCCAGAATGCAGAGAATCAAGAACCTCTCTTACTTTTTATTCAAATGCAAAGAGACGGAACCCCTTTCAATGAGTTTACCATTTCCAGTGTTGTATGCGCATGTGCCTTGAATTGTGCCACTCTCGAATGCATGCAACTGCATGCTTTTTCAATTAAGGCTGCCGTAGATTCAAATTGTTTTGTTGGAACTGCTTTAGTTGATGTCTATGCCAAGTGCTCTTCAATTGAAGACGCAAGCCGAGTGTTTGAGA GTATGGCAACTTTGATTGAAGGAAAACAAGTGCATGCTATCTCATGGAAATCTGGATTTGGTTCAAACGTATATGTTGCTTCCTCCCTTGTAGACATGTATGCTAAATGCGGCTGCATAAGGGAAGCTTCCCTTGTGTTTCAAGGAGTGGAGCTGAGAAGTAAGGTTTTATGGAATGCCATGATTTCAGGGTTTGCTAAGCATGCTTGTGCACTAGAGGCCCGGATCATATTCGAAAAAATGCAGCAGAGAGGGTTACTTCCTGATGAAGTTTCTTACGTATCTGTATTAAACGCATGTAGCCATATAGGTTTGTATAAAGAAGGAGAGAAGTACTTTGAACTCATGGTTAGAGAGCACAATCTTTCGCCCAATGCCCTTCACTATTCGTGTATGATTGATATTCTTGGTCGTGCAGGATTGGTTCACAACGCATATGACTTGATTCAGAGAATGCCATTTGAAGCAACTGCTTCTATGTGGGGTTCACTCTTAGCCTCATGTAGAAATTATGGCAATATTGAGTTTGCTGAGATTGCAGCCAAGCATCTATTTGAAATGGAACCTAGCAATGCCGGAAACCATGTCTTGCTAGCAAACATCTATGCAACAAATAAAAAGTGGGAGGAAGTTGCCAGAGCAAGGAAGCTTCTGAGAGAGAGTGATCTTCGAAAGGAGAGGGGTTCGAGCTGGATTGAAATAAAGAACAAGGTTCATTCGTTCACCGTTGGTGAAAGAAACCATCCACAAATGAATATGATTTATGATTATTTGGATAATTTGGTAGAGGAGTtaaagaagctaaattacaaggTTGATACCAACCATGATCTGCATGATGTAGATGAGAACAGGAAACAGATGCTTTTGAAGCATCACAGTGAGAAACTTGCTGTTTCCTATGGATTGATGTCTTTACCTAGTGATATAGATATACCAATAAGGATTATGAAAAACCTAAGAATTTGTGGCGATTGCCACAATTTTATGAAACTTGTGTCTAAGTTTACTAGTAGGGAGATCATTGTTCGAGATACAAACCGCTTTCACCACTTTAAAGATGGCTGCTGTTCTTGTGGGGAGTTTTGGTGA
- the LOC107616763 gene encoding pentatricopeptide repeat-containing protein At5g04780 isoform X1, translated as MKTVRRCQRFCGNAAIHFRKLTVLAESEPDFLESKQVLHADADKDATRVSNLHYLVQLYAKIRSSMAGRACHAYAIRIGLEFDVLTSNMIINMYSKCGLVDDARQVFDEMPVRSLVSWNTIIGALTQNAENQEPLLLFIQMQRDGTPFNEFTISSVVCACALNCATLECMQLHAFSIKAAVDSNCFVGTALVDVYAKCSSIEDASRVFESMPETNAVTWSSMLAGYVKNGLFEEALLLFRNAQLIGFDKDPFMVSSAICACAGMATLIEGKQVHAISWKSGFGSNVYVASSLVDMYAKCGCIREASLVFQGVELRSKVLWNAMISGFAKHACALEARIIFEKMQQRGLLPDEVSYVSVLNACSHIGLYKEGEKYFELMVREHNLSPNALHYSCMIDILGRAGLVHNAYDLIQRMPFEATASMWGSLLASCRNYGNIEFAEIAAKHLFEMEPSNAGNHVLLANIYATNKKWEEVARARKLLRESDLRKERGSSWIEIKNKVHSFTVGERNHPQMNMIYDYLDNLVEELKKLNYKVDTNHDLHDVDENRKQMLLKHHSEKLAVSYGLMSLPSDIDIPIRIMKNLRICGDCHNFMKLVSKFTSREIIVRDTNRFHHFKDGCCSCGEFW; from the coding sequence ATGAAAACCGTGAGAAGGTGCCAGAGATTCTGTGGCAATGCTGCCATCCATTTTAGGAAATTAACAGTTCTTGCTGAGTCCGAACCAGATTTCTTAGAATCGAAACAAGTTCTTCATGCGGATGCGGATAAGGATGCTACTCGTGTTTCAAATCTGCACTATCTTGTGCAGTTATATGCTAAAATAAGATCATCCATGGCAGGAAGGGCATGCCATGCTTATGCTATTCGTATTGGATTGGAATTCGACGTTTTAACTTCAAATATGATCATTAACATGTACTCCAAATGTGGTTTAGTTGATGATGCTCgccaagtgttcgatgaaatgcCGGTGAGAAGCTTGGTTTCGTGGAACACAATTATTGGAGCACTTACCCAGAATGCAGAGAATCAAGAACCTCTCTTACTTTTTATTCAAATGCAAAGAGACGGAACCCCTTTCAATGAGTTTACCATTTCCAGTGTTGTATGCGCATGTGCCTTGAATTGTGCCACTCTCGAATGCATGCAACTGCATGCTTTTTCAATTAAGGCTGCCGTAGATTCAAATTGTTTTGTTGGAACTGCTTTAGTTGATGTCTATGCCAAGTGCTCTTCAATTGAAGACGCAAGCCGAGTGTTTGAGAGTATGCCCGAAACTAATGCTGTTACGTGGAGTTCAATGTTAGCAGGATATGTTAAAAATGGTTTATTTGAGGAAGCCTTGCTGCTTTTTCGTAATGCTCAGCTTATCGGTTTTGATAAGGACCCATTTATGGTTTCTTCTGCTATCTGTGCTTGTGCAGGTATGGCAACTTTGATTGAAGGAAAACAAGTGCATGCTATCTCATGGAAATCTGGATTTGGTTCAAACGTATATGTTGCTTCCTCCCTTGTAGACATGTATGCTAAATGCGGCTGCATAAGGGAAGCTTCCCTTGTGTTTCAAGGAGTGGAGCTGAGAAGTAAGGTTTTATGGAATGCCATGATTTCAGGGTTTGCTAAGCATGCTTGTGCACTAGAGGCCCGGATCATATTCGAAAAAATGCAGCAGAGAGGGTTACTTCCTGATGAAGTTTCTTACGTATCTGTATTAAACGCATGTAGCCATATAGGTTTGTATAAAGAAGGAGAGAAGTACTTTGAACTCATGGTTAGAGAGCACAATCTTTCGCCCAATGCCCTTCACTATTCGTGTATGATTGATATTCTTGGTCGTGCAGGATTGGTTCACAACGCATATGACTTGATTCAGAGAATGCCATTTGAAGCAACTGCTTCTATGTGGGGTTCACTCTTAGCCTCATGTAGAAATTATGGCAATATTGAGTTTGCTGAGATTGCAGCCAAGCATCTATTTGAAATGGAACCTAGCAATGCCGGAAACCATGTCTTGCTAGCAAACATCTATGCAACAAATAAAAAGTGGGAGGAAGTTGCCAGAGCAAGGAAGCTTCTGAGAGAGAGTGATCTTCGAAAGGAGAGGGGTTCGAGCTGGATTGAAATAAAGAACAAGGTTCATTCGTTCACCGTTGGTGAAAGAAACCATCCACAAATGAATATGATTTATGATTATTTGGATAATTTGGTAGAGGAGTtaaagaagctaaattacaaggTTGATACCAACCATGATCTGCATGATGTAGATGAGAACAGGAAACAGATGCTTTTGAAGCATCACAGTGAGAAACTTGCTGTTTCCTATGGATTGATGTCTTTACCTAGTGATATAGATATACCAATAAGGATTATGAAAAACCTAAGAATTTGTGGCGATTGCCACAATTTTATGAAACTTGTGTCTAAGTTTACTAGTAGGGAGATCATTGTTCGAGATACAAACCGCTTTCACCACTTTAAAGATGGCTGCTGTTCTTGTGGGGAGTTTTGGTGA
- the LOC107616763 gene encoding pentatricopeptide repeat-containing protein At5g04780 isoform X2, which produces MKTVRRCQRFCGNAAIHFRKLTVLAESEPDFLESKQVLHADADKDATRVSNLHYLVQLYAKIRSSMAGRACHAYAIRIGLEFDVLTSNMIINMYSKCGLVDDARQVFDEMPVRSLVSWNTIIGALTQNAENQEPLLLFIQMQRDGTPFNEFTISSVVCACALNCATLECMQLHAFSIKAAVDSNCFVGTALVDVYAKCSSIEDASRVFESMPETNAVTWSSMLAGYVKNGLFEEALLLFRNAQLIGFDKDPFMVSSAICACAGMATLIEGKQVHAISWKSGFGSNVYVASSLVDMYAKCGCIREASLVFQGVELRSKVLWNAMISGFAKHACALEARIIFEKMQQRGLLPDEVSYVSVLNACSHIGLVHNAYDLIQRMPFEATASMWGSLLASCRNYGNIEFAEIAAKHLFEMEPSNAGNHVLLANIYATNKKWEEVARARKLLRESDLRKERGSSWIEIKNKVHSFTVGERNHPQMNMIYDYLDNLVEELKKLNYKVDTNHDLHDVDENRKQMLLKHHSEKLAVSYGLMSLPSDIDIPIRIMKNLRICGDCHNFMKLVSKFTSREIIVRDTNRFHHFKDGCCSCGEFW; this is translated from the exons ATGAAAACCGTGAGAAGGTGCCAGAGATTCTGTGGCAATGCTGCCATCCATTTTAGGAAATTAACAGTTCTTGCTGAGTCCGAACCAGATTTCTTAGAATCGAAACAAGTTCTTCATGCGGATGCGGATAAGGATGCTACTCGTGTTTCAAATCTGCACTATCTTGTGCAGTTATATGCTAAAATAAGATCATCCATGGCAGGAAGGGCATGCCATGCTTATGCTATTCGTATTGGATTGGAATTCGACGTTTTAACTTCAAATATGATCATTAACATGTACTCCAAATGTGGTTTAGTTGATGATGCTCgccaagtgttcgatgaaatgcCGGTGAGAAGCTTGGTTTCGTGGAACACAATTATTGGAGCACTTACCCAGAATGCAGAGAATCAAGAACCTCTCTTACTTTTTATTCAAATGCAAAGAGACGGAACCCCTTTCAATGAGTTTACCATTTCCAGTGTTGTATGCGCATGTGCCTTGAATTGTGCCACTCTCGAATGCATGCAACTGCATGCTTTTTCAATTAAGGCTGCCGTAGATTCAAATTGTTTTGTTGGAACTGCTTTAGTTGATGTCTATGCCAAGTGCTCTTCAATTGAAGACGCAAGCCGAGTGTTTGAGAGTATGCCCGAAACTAATGCTGTTACGTGGAGTTCAATGTTAGCAGGATATGTTAAAAATGGTTTATTTGAGGAAGCCTTGCTGCTTTTTCGTAATGCTCAGCTTATCGGTTTTGATAAGGACCCATTTATGGTTTCTTCTGCTATCTGTGCTTGTGCAGGTATGGCAACTTTGATTGAAGGAAAACAAGTGCATGCTATCTCATGGAAATCTGGATTTGGTTCAAACGTATATGTTGCTTCCTCCCTTGTAGACATGTATGCTAAATGCGGCTGCATAAGGGAAGCTTCCCTTGTGTTTCAAGGAGTGGAGCTGAGAAGTAAGGTTTTATGGAATGCCATGATTTCAGGGTTTGCTAAGCATGCTTGTGCACTAGAGGCCCGGATCATATTCGAAAAAATGCAGCAGAGAGGGTTACTTCCTGATGAAGTTTCTTACGTATCTGTATTAAACGCATGTAGCCATATAG GATTGGTTCACAACGCATATGACTTGATTCAGAGAATGCCATTTGAAGCAACTGCTTCTATGTGGGGTTCACTCTTAGCCTCATGTAGAAATTATGGCAATATTGAGTTTGCTGAGATTGCAGCCAAGCATCTATTTGAAATGGAACCTAGCAATGCCGGAAACCATGTCTTGCTAGCAAACATCTATGCAACAAATAAAAAGTGGGAGGAAGTTGCCAGAGCAAGGAAGCTTCTGAGAGAGAGTGATCTTCGAAAGGAGAGGGGTTCGAGCTGGATTGAAATAAAGAACAAGGTTCATTCGTTCACCGTTGGTGAAAGAAACCATCCACAAATGAATATGATTTATGATTATTTGGATAATTTGGTAGAGGAGTtaaagaagctaaattacaaggTTGATACCAACCATGATCTGCATGATGTAGATGAGAACAGGAAACAGATGCTTTTGAAGCATCACAGTGAGAAACTTGCTGTTTCCTATGGATTGATGTCTTTACCTAGTGATATAGATATACCAATAAGGATTATGAAAAACCTAAGAATTTGTGGCGATTGCCACAATTTTATGAAACTTGTGTCTAAGTTTACTAGTAGGGAGATCATTGTTCGAGATACAAACCGCTTTCACCACTTTAAAGATGGCTGCTGTTCTTGTGGGGAGTTTTGGTGA